A portion of the Malania oleifera isolate guangnan ecotype guangnan chromosome 3, ASM2987363v1, whole genome shotgun sequence genome contains these proteins:
- the LOC131150172 gene encoding aspartyl protease family protein At5g10770-like — MGSLLYVVKVGLGTPATYLSLAFDTGSDLTWTQCEPCMLHCYNQTEPIFNPSKSTSYSNIPCKSPLCAQLDAHGCFKNSSCLYSIEYGDESYSFGFFAKEKLTLTQFDVIENFQFGCGQNNSLLPDVMTSGILGLSQSNASIVSQTAKKYNEVFSHCLPSSPCSLGHLTFGNINDVRHPMSFTPLLKNPHVDFPFYFIELRAISVCGQKLPINISVFLKVVTIIDSGTVITRLPPLAYEALRAAFQKQMSKYPRAQNMEILDTCYNFSTYNYVTIPKISLFFKGDVELNIDASGIIAMLDKKQACLAFAGNADETDISIIGNFQQKTHTVLYDVVGEKLGFGACGC; from the coding sequence ATGGGTTCATTACTATATGTTGTGAAGGTGGGTCTAGGAACACCAGCCACATATCTCTCCCTTGCATTTGATACTGGTAGTGACCTCACATGGACTCAATGTGAGCCCTGCATGCTACATTGCTACAATCAAACAGAACCAATCTTCAATCCCTCAAAATCCACATCTTATTCCAACATTCCTTGCAAATCACCGTTGTGTGCTCAACTCGATGCTCATGGTTGCTTTAAAAATTCCTCCTGCCTCTATAGCATTGAGTATGGAGATGAATCATACTCATTTGGATTCTTTGCAAAAGAAAAATTAACCTTGACGCAATTTGATGTAATTGAAAATTTCCAATTTGGTTGTGGCCAAAATAATTCGCTACTCCCCGATGTAATGACGTCCGGAATCCTTGGACTCTCCCAAAGCAATGCATCTATTGTGTCACAAACTGCTAAAAAATACAATGAGGTTTTTTCTCACTGCCTTCCATCTTCACCTTGCTCTCTTGGCCACCTCACTTTTGGAAATATAAACGATGTTCGTCATCCCATGAGTTTCACGCCCTTGCTAAAGAATCCACATGTGGACTTTCCTTTTTACTTCATTGAGCTAAGAGCAATTAGTGTTTGTGGACAAAAATTACCTATAAATATATCGGTATTTTTAAAGGTAGTGACTATTATAGACTCTGGCACTGTCATCACTCGCCTACCTCCATTGGCCTATGAAGCCCTTCGAGCTGCTTTTCAAAAACAAATGTCCAAGTATCCGAGGGCTCAAAACATGGAAATTCTAGATACATGCTACAATTTTAGCACATACAATTATGTAACCATACCCAAGATTAGTCTCTTCTTTAAGGGAGATGTAGAACTGAACATTGATGCATCTGGAATCATTGCTATGCTAGACAAGAAGCAAGCATGCCTAGCTTTTGCTGGGAACGCAGATGAAACAGATATTTCCATCATTGGAAATTTTCAACAGAAAACACATACTGTACTCTATGATGTTGTTGGGGAGAAACTTGGCTTTGGTGCCTGTGGTTGCTAG